One Obesumbacterium proteus DNA window includes the following coding sequences:
- the rraB gene encoding ribonuclease E inhibitor RraB, with the protein MANPELLEEQREETRLIIEELLDDGSDPDALYTIEHHLSADNFELLEKAAVEAFKLGYEVTDAEELEVEDGTLLMCCDVISEVGLNAEVIDTQVEQLVNLAEKMNVNYDGWGTYFEDPNGEDGDDDEDGDAEGVDEDDNGVRH; encoded by the coding sequence ATGGCAAATCCTGAGCTATTAGAAGAACAACGTGAAGAAACCCGCCTGATCATTGAAGAACTGCTGGACGACGGCAGCGATCCGGACGCGTTATACACCATTGAGCATCACCTTTCGGCTGACAACTTTGAGCTGTTAGAAAAAGCGGCGGTTGAAGCTTTTAAACTCGGCTATGAAGTCACCGACGCTGAAGAGCTGGAAGTTGAAGACGGTACGCTGCTGATGTGCTGCGATGTGATCAGCGAAGTTGGCCTGAATGCGGAAGTGATCGACACTCAGGTTGAACAGCTGGTGAACCTCGCTGAAAAAATGAACGTGAACTACGACGGCTGGGGCACCTACTTCGAAGATCCTAACGGTGAAGACGGTGACGACGACGAAGATGGCGACGCAGAAGGCGTTGATGAAGATGATAATGGCGTTCGCCATTAA
- the fdrA gene encoding acyl-CoA synthetase FdrA, which yields MIYASVKKGSFQDSVSLMLISRKLSESPQVDEVSVMMGTPANKSLLETTGFWHESFTSATPNDICVAIRTHEEIPDIAQLIGRQLETELSAIAQGQASGQHLQKVRRWDSAQQKLPDANLLLISVAGEYANDLARQGLENGKNVMMFSDNVPVEQELALKQTAREKGLLVMGPDCGTAMVAGAPLAFANVLPKGSIGVIGASGTGIQELTSQIALLGQGVTHALGLGGRDLSEDIGGISALSALEILAGDEQSKVLAFVSKPPAESVRKRVITAMQAVAKPVVALFLGTKPEQKHEGNVWLASSLAEAAHLAVMLASVEEIAAAQPSVIGKKILGLYAGGTLAAEAAMLLAEQINAKTDSKHDRGIMLHAQGHTLIDLGDDAYTVGRPHPMIDPTSRSLEIQKIAHQPEIGVLLVDVVLGYGACADPATAVLEAVNKVRAARGAENPLVVIATVTGTQQDPQPRAEQIDTLINGDIVVMNTLQEAVLLAHHLIVRAPETPHYPRNPLLDGVKVINAGLRSFAQDLQSTGCPVVHYQWAPIAGGNAHLASLLKQLN from the coding sequence ATGATTTATGCATCTGTAAAAAAAGGCAGTTTTCAGGATTCTGTAAGCCTGATGCTGATATCACGCAAGCTCAGTGAGTCACCTCAGGTGGATGAAGTCTCCGTCATGATGGGTACTCCAGCCAACAAATCACTTCTGGAGACCACCGGTTTTTGGCATGAAAGTTTTACCAGCGCCACGCCAAATGATATCTGCGTAGCCATCCGGACTCATGAAGAGATCCCCGATATCGCACAGCTTATCGGCCGTCAGCTAGAAACCGAACTAAGCGCCATTGCCCAAGGGCAAGCGTCTGGGCAACACTTACAAAAGGTTCGCCGCTGGGACAGCGCACAGCAAAAGCTGCCCGATGCTAATTTGCTGCTCATTTCCGTTGCTGGCGAATATGCCAACGATCTGGCCCGTCAGGGATTGGAGAACGGCAAAAACGTCATGATGTTCTCCGACAACGTCCCCGTTGAACAAGAACTCGCGCTGAAACAAACCGCACGGGAAAAAGGGCTGCTGGTGATGGGGCCAGACTGCGGCACCGCCATGGTCGCCGGTGCGCCGTTAGCCTTCGCCAACGTACTACCTAAAGGTTCTATCGGGGTGATTGGTGCCTCAGGCACGGGTATTCAAGAACTTACGTCGCAAATCGCGCTGCTCGGCCAAGGCGTCACTCATGCACTGGGTCTGGGCGGCCGAGATCTTAGCGAGGACATTGGCGGTATCAGCGCGTTAAGCGCCCTAGAAATTCTCGCCGGTGATGAACAAAGCAAAGTACTGGCCTTCGTGTCTAAACCTCCGGCAGAAAGCGTGCGCAAACGAGTGATAACCGCCATGCAAGCAGTGGCAAAGCCGGTTGTCGCGCTCTTCCTTGGCACTAAGCCCGAGCAAAAACATGAAGGTAATGTTTGGTTAGCCAGTTCATTAGCCGAAGCTGCTCACCTTGCCGTGATGCTCGCCAGCGTCGAAGAAATTGCCGCCGCCCAGCCGAGCGTCATCGGCAAGAAAATTCTAGGTCTGTATGCCGGCGGTACGCTGGCTGCTGAAGCCGCAATGTTATTGGCTGAGCAGATAAATGCCAAAACCGATAGCAAACACGATCGCGGCATTATGCTGCACGCTCAAGGACATACCCTTATCGATCTGGGTGACGATGCGTACACCGTTGGCCGCCCACATCCAATGATTGACCCTACCAGCCGTTCGCTTGAGATCCAAAAAATTGCCCACCAGCCAGAAATTGGCGTGCTGCTGGTCGATGTGGTGTTGGGCTATGGCGCATGTGCCGATCCTGCCACCGCGGTGTTAGAGGCGGTCAATAAAGTTCGCGCGGCACGTGGCGCCGAGAATCCACTGGTGGTCATCGCAACCGTAACCGGTACACAGCAAGATCCTCAGCCACGTGCTGAGCAGATCGACACGCTGATTAACGGCGACATCGTCGTTATGAATACGCTGCAAGAAGCGGTGTTACTGGCACACCACCTGATCGTTCGTGCGCCAGAAACGCCTCACTACCCCCGTAATCCACTGCTTGATGGCGTCAAAGTCATCAACGCTGGCCTGCGCAGTTTTGCTCAAGACTTGCAAAGCACCGGTTGCCCTGTCGTGCATTACCAATGGGCCCCCATCGCGGGCGGCAATGCTCATTTAGCCAGTTTGCTAAAACAATTAAATTAA
- the allS gene encoding HTH-type transcriptional activator AllS yields MFDQETLRTFIRVAETRSFSKAAEYLHKTPAAISYRIKTLEESLGTQLFLRTTRTVSLTPAGVHLLERCHQWLSWIDAMPDELSQVNDGVERQVNIVVNNLLYNAASAAKLLTWLNHRFPFTQFQLSRQVYMGVWDAMLYDDFQLAIGVTGSESLSNSIRTLPFGEVSWVFVLAPNHPLAASTTPLTNTLLRGYPAINIEDTSRNLTKRVAWLLPGQKEIKVPDMQTKLECHLDGLGVGFLPKNICQPFIDRGQLLTREVDNKRQPSPLSLAWSKDRNGKAVQEIVSLFKHGDERIRGFLTNIDKYTLR; encoded by the coding sequence ATGTTTGATCAAGAGACGCTCCGCACGTTTATTCGGGTCGCTGAAACACGCAGCTTCTCTAAGGCGGCGGAATACCTACATAAAACGCCCGCGGCCATCAGCTATCGTATTAAAACGCTGGAAGAAAGCTTGGGAACACAGCTGTTCCTGCGCACCACGCGCACCGTCAGCCTCACGCCCGCTGGCGTTCATTTGCTGGAGCGCTGCCATCAATGGCTAAGCTGGATCGACGCCATGCCCGATGAGCTCAGTCAGGTCAACGACGGCGTAGAACGGCAGGTTAATATTGTGGTCAATAACCTGCTTTATAACGCGGCATCGGCGGCAAAACTGCTGACATGGTTAAACCACCGTTTTCCTTTCACCCAGTTTCAGCTTTCACGTCAGGTCTACATGGGCGTCTGGGATGCAATGCTTTACGATGACTTCCAACTCGCCATTGGCGTTACCGGCTCCGAGTCACTTTCCAACTCAATACGCACCCTTCCCTTTGGTGAAGTGAGCTGGGTGTTTGTGCTTGCGCCCAATCATCCCTTAGCCGCCAGCACAACGCCTTTAACCAACACGCTATTACGCGGCTATCCAGCCATCAATATCGAAGACACGTCGCGGAATTTAACCAAACGCGTGGCTTGGCTTTTGCCAGGTCAAAAAGAAATTAAAGTGCCAGATATGCAGACCAAGCTCGAGTGCCATCTTGACGGGCTCGGCGTGGGTTTTTTACCTAAGAATATTTGCCAGCCTTTTATCGATCGCGGCCAGTTGCTCACGCGGGAAGTCGACAACAAACGCCAGCCATCACCTTTGTCGCTTGCATGGAGCAAAGACCGCAATGGCAAAGCGGTGCAGGAAATTGTTTCACTGTTTAAGCATGGGGATGAGCGGATTCGTGGTTTTCTAACCAATATCGACAAATACACGCTGCGATGA
- a CDS encoding YhcH/YjgK/YiaL family protein, producing MITGNVNHLELLPYLPAQLKQAIQYVMANFNADSALGKFDIDGENQFVMIFNDSTSPAEERRQELHGKYLDIQIVLAGQEKMVFSNLAAPQGSAEWLEGKDIAFLPLTQQGLEEKSFIMNAGDFVVFYPGELHKPMCAVGENAPVKKAVVKILVK from the coding sequence ATGATCACCGGAAATGTTAATCATCTAGAACTGTTGCCGTATTTACCTGCTCAGCTAAAGCAGGCGATTCAATATGTGATGGCAAATTTCAATGCGGATTCTGCGTTAGGCAAGTTTGATATTGATGGCGAAAATCAGTTCGTGATGATTTTTAACGATTCAACTTCTCCAGCGGAGGAGCGTCGTCAGGAATTGCACGGCAAATATTTGGATATCCAAATTGTTTTAGCCGGGCAGGAAAAAATGGTCTTTAGCAATCTAGCCGCGCCGCAAGGCAGCGCTGAATGGCTTGAAGGTAAGGACATTGCCTTTCTACCTCTGACGCAGCAGGGCTTAGAAGAGAAAAGCTTTATCATGAACGCAGGTGATTTCGTGGTGTTCTATCCCGGTGAATTGCATAAGCCTATGTGCGCCGTGGGTGAGAATGCACCGGTTAAAAAAGCGGTCGTGAAGATTTTAGTGAAGTGA
- a CDS encoding MFS transporter produces MSQSIEHAGAPQKTGIPAWWVTVFLFWLGWIFMYADRTVLNPVMGELQKEFGLNGTQLGVLNSVFYFSYALLQVPAGILGDKIGKKKVLVPGFLLFGVFTAVTGWAKTWTTLLFSRVVTGAGEGTYYGPQYGLSSEQIPKKYRSLGSAIINSGMAFGIALGLMSSSWLVYDQGHSWRMPFYAMAVPSILTGLAIWFFVKEKKRSAVTADGVAVKKGKFSDLLKNRNLLLVYLMVFCSLFGFFVILTWLPYYLQSERGIPGSATGFISSLVAWISIPGALLFSTISDRLGKRKPLILILVPLAILSMLSIVWMPTMGGVIAALCIYGLVGKLALDPVLVALVADSVDENNYSTAFGLFNFIGMSSSILAPIIAGAARDLTGSLASSFYVSAALLVIGLCGMLFLKEKK; encoded by the coding sequence ATGTCACAATCGATAGAGCATGCGGGCGCACCGCAAAAAACAGGAATACCCGCTTGGTGGGTAACCGTATTCTTATTCTGGCTCGGCTGGATATTTATGTATGCAGACCGTACTGTATTGAACCCAGTTATGGGAGAACTACAAAAAGAATTTGGATTAAATGGAACACAATTAGGGGTACTTAATTCAGTTTTTTATTTTTCCTATGCGCTATTACAAGTTCCCGCCGGAATTTTAGGGGACAAAATCGGGAAGAAAAAAGTATTAGTCCCCGGATTTTTATTATTCGGTGTTTTTACCGCCGTCACCGGATGGGCAAAAACATGGACAACACTACTATTTTCTCGCGTCGTCACCGGTGCTGGAGAAGGGACCTATTACGGCCCTCAATATGGTTTATCTTCGGAACAAATTCCTAAAAAATATCGTTCTCTCGGCAGCGCCATCATTAACAGTGGTATGGCATTCGGTATTGCTCTCGGGCTGATGTCGTCAAGCTGGTTGGTTTACGATCAGGGTCACAGCTGGAGAATGCCATTTTATGCCATGGCCGTGCCTAGCATTCTGACCGGCTTAGCGATTTGGTTCTTCGTTAAAGAAAAGAAACGCAGCGCGGTCACCGCCGATGGCGTCGCGGTTAAAAAAGGTAAATTCAGCGATTTGCTTAAAAACCGCAATCTGCTGCTGGTCTATCTGATGGTGTTTTGCAGTCTGTTCGGGTTCTTCGTCATTCTGACATGGCTGCCGTATTACCTTCAAAGCGAGCGTGGGATCCCAGGCAGCGCAACCGGCTTTATTTCGTCCTTAGTCGCATGGATTTCAATTCCCGGCGCCCTGCTGTTCTCAACCATTTCAGACCGTTTAGGCAAGCGTAAACCGCTCATTTTAATTCTGGTTCCTCTCGCGATTCTGAGCATGCTCTCAATTGTTTGGATGCCAACCATGGGCGGCGTTATTGCAGCGCTCTGTATTTATGGTCTGGTGGGCAAGCTGGCGCTTGATCCCGTTCTGGTGGCGTTGGTTGCCGATAGCGTGGACGAAAATAACTACAGCACCGCCTTTGGTTTATTCAACTTCATCGGCATGAGTTCCTCTATTTTAGCGCCGATCATCGCCGGTGCCGCTCGCGATCTCACTGGCAGTTTGGCCTCCAGTTTCTATGTATCAGCAGCCCTCTTGGTCATTGGCCTGTGCGGCATGTTGTTCCTGAAAGAAAAGAAATAA
- a CDS encoding DUF1116 domain-containing protein, producing the protein MYSSIAHANEAIVARIKEARPFWTGVHLAKEVIPALREGKTLLHAGPPIKWQDMTGPMRGACLGACLYEGWAQNEQQAHALLETGEITFIPCHHVNAVGPMGGITSANMPVLEVKNHVHGNSAYCNLNEGIGKVMRFGAYGEDVQRRLCWMRDTLAPVLQQALSETENGIDLSALMAQAITMGDEFHQRNIAASALLMRTLAPKIALQNDDKARLGEVLQFLSVTDQFFLNLAMAYCKAVMDAAAEIKAGSIVTAMTRNGRDFGIRVSGLGDRWFTAPVNTPQGLFFTGFSQDDANPDIGDSAITETFGIGGAAMIAAPGVTRFVGAGGMDAAQETSEEMSEIYLQHNPLLQIPSWNFQGACLGLDIRRVVETGITPLINTGIAHREAGIGQVGAGTVRAPLPCFEQALEALAEAMNIHA; encoded by the coding sequence ATGTACTCATCTATTGCGCACGCCAATGAGGCGATCGTTGCACGCATTAAAGAAGCCCGCCCATTCTGGACCGGCGTTCATTTGGCTAAAGAGGTTATCCCTGCTTTACGTGAAGGAAAAACCTTGCTGCATGCTGGCCCACCGATTAAATGGCAGGATATGACGGGACCAATGCGTGGAGCATGTCTCGGCGCGTGTCTCTATGAAGGTTGGGCTCAGAATGAACAACAGGCGCATGCGCTGTTGGAAACGGGTGAGATCACCTTTATTCCTTGCCATCACGTTAACGCCGTTGGCCCTATGGGCGGGATCACTTCGGCCAATATGCCGGTGCTTGAAGTTAAAAACCACGTCCACGGCAACAGCGCCTACTGCAATTTGAACGAAGGTATTGGCAAAGTTATGCGTTTCGGTGCCTACGGTGAAGACGTCCAGCGCCGCCTGTGCTGGATGCGCGACACCTTAGCACCGGTATTGCAACAAGCACTCAGCGAAACGGAAAACGGCATCGATCTTAGCGCACTGATGGCTCAGGCCATCACCATGGGGGATGAATTCCACCAGCGTAATATTGCCGCCTCAGCGCTGCTGATGCGCACACTGGCACCAAAAATTGCGCTACAGAATGACGATAAAGCACGCCTGGGCGAAGTATTACAGTTCCTCAGCGTGACCGATCAGTTCTTCCTGAACCTCGCGATGGCCTATTGCAAAGCGGTAATGGATGCCGCCGCAGAGATTAAAGCCGGTTCCATTGTGACAGCCATGACACGTAATGGCCGAGACTTCGGCATTCGCGTCAGCGGGCTGGGCGATCGCTGGTTTACAGCTCCGGTGAATACGCCGCAAGGGCTGTTCTTTACCGGCTTTAGCCAAGATGATGCGAATCCTGACATCGGTGATAGCGCCATTACGGAAACCTTCGGCATTGGCGGTGCGGCGATGATTGCGGCACCTGGCGTAACCCGTTTTGTCGGTGCCGGTGGCATGGATGCAGCTCAAGAAACTTCGGAAGAGATGAGCGAAATCTATCTGCAACACAATCCGCTGCTGCAGATCCCATCATGGAATTTCCAAGGCGCCTGTTTAGGTTTGGATATACGTCGCGTCGTCGAAACGGGGATCACACCACTTATCAATACCGGTATTGCCCACCGCGAAGCGGGTATTGGTCAAGTCGGCGCAGGCACCGTGCGAGCACCGCTGCCTTGCTTTGAACAAGCGCTAGAAGCGCTGGCTGAAGCGATGAATATTCACGCATAA
- a CDS encoding DUF2877 domain-containing protein — protein MICSPLAASDCLPPIHGVWVCENRFNHAINLRNASNQLLTLHRYGHGISPMGWLIRRADFDQLSHCLAPGTRLTAINGGLFTPHIQLLKPRRTLYLRMSDKLSIAPQRFEKYLSRHSAITGLCGPLNQAHHSSSPYTAIFTQQLSRWAQGFAPDWRSIIGLGPGLTPSGDDMLVGMIAILHATSQTALRPSLLPSDNLLIALTTSVSASYLYYAKRGYFSTIIHTLLRRLARGSQATESSLESVLHHGHTSGADTLLGMDLTLRWQYAHQRRVEYDV, from the coding sequence ATGATTTGCTCTCCTTTAGCCGCCAGTGACTGCCTGCCGCCAATACATGGCGTCTGGGTATGCGAAAATCGGTTTAATCACGCCATTAATCTGCGTAATGCATCCAATCAGCTATTAACCTTGCATCGTTATGGGCACGGAATTAGCCCGATGGGATGGTTAATACGCCGCGCTGACTTTGACCAACTCAGCCATTGTTTAGCTCCTGGCACCCGTTTGACGGCGATTAACGGTGGGCTATTTACCCCGCATATTCAGTTGCTCAAACCACGGCGAACGCTGTATTTACGCATGTCCGATAAGCTTTCCATTGCGCCACAGCGCTTTGAAAAATACCTTTCGCGCCATAGCGCTATCACCGGACTGTGTGGGCCGCTTAATCAAGCTCATCATTCGTCGTCACCTTACACCGCTATTTTCACCCAGCAGCTTTCTCGCTGGGCGCAGGGCTTCGCCCCAGACTGGCGTTCTATTATTGGTTTAGGCCCCGGTTTAACCCCCAGCGGCGATGACATGTTGGTTGGCATGATAGCCATTCTTCACGCCACATCACAGACGGCGCTGCGTCCTTCGCTTCTGCCCAGCGACAACCTACTGATAGCGTTAACCACCAGCGTCAGCGCAAGCTATCTTTATTATGCAAAACGCGGTTATTTCAGCACCATAATACATACCCTGTTACGCCGACTTGCACGTGGCTCACAGGCTACAGAAAGCTCGCTTGAAAGCGTCCTGCATCATGGACATACTTCGGGGGCGGACACTTTGTTGGGAATGGATCTCACTCTGCGCTGGCAATACGCTCATCAACGGAGGGTTGAATACGATGTTTGA
- a CDS encoding GNAT family N-acetyltransferase codes for MTTETPLRLQVRRMTANDNAAIAQVIREVSAECGLTADKGYTVSDPNLDHLFDVYSQPRCAYWVVELDGHVVGGGGVAPLEGADVGLCELQKMYFLPVLRGKGLAKQLAIQAMDFARENGFSQCYLETTASLTAAIALYEKLGFNHITEALGSTRHVDCEVRMLRDL; via the coding sequence ATGACAACAGAAACGCCTTTACGACTTCAGGTGCGCCGGATGACGGCAAACGACAACGCTGCCATTGCGCAGGTTATTCGTGAAGTTTCAGCGGAATGCGGCCTCACCGCAGACAAAGGCTATACCGTCTCTGACCCAAACCTCGATCATCTCTTCGACGTTTATAGCCAGCCACGCTGTGCCTATTGGGTGGTTGAGCTTGATGGACACGTTGTTGGCGGCGGCGGCGTTGCTCCGCTTGAAGGCGCAGACGTCGGCCTGTGTGAACTACAAAAAATGTATTTTCTACCCGTGCTGCGCGGAAAAGGTTTAGCAAAACAATTGGCTATCCAAGCCATGGATTTTGCCCGCGAGAACGGTTTTAGCCAATGTTATCTAGAAACAACGGCCTCTCTCACTGCGGCTATCGCGCTCTATGAGAAGCTCGGATTTAACCATATCACCGAAGCACTCGGCAGCACACGCCATGTGGACTGCGAAGTCAGAATGCTGAGAGATCTGTAA
- the argF gene encoding ornithine carbamoyltransferase, producing MSTMSQLYQHHFLRLLDFTPADIAYLLTLAAELKQAKKAGNEPQTLKGKNIALIFEKDSTRTRCSFEVAAYDQGANVTYLGSNGSQIGHKESIKDSARVLGRMYDAIQYRGWGQDVVETLAQYAGVPIWNGLTNEFHPTQILADLLTIQEHMPNKPLSQVKLAYLGDARNNMGNSLLEGAALMGMELRLVAPKACWPEAELVAQCQAIADKTGAKLVLTEDLAEGVKDADFLYTDVWVSMGEPKEVWKERIAQLLPYQINMNVIKLTGNPQVKFLHCLPAFHDDQTAVGKQMAEQYGLHGGMEVTDEVFESEHSIVFDEAENRLHTIKAVMVATLGKL from the coding sequence ATGAGCACTATGAGTCAGCTATATCAGCATCATTTTCTTAGATTACTGGACTTCACGCCTGCAGATATCGCATATCTACTCACTTTAGCCGCTGAACTTAAGCAGGCTAAGAAAGCAGGTAATGAACCTCAAACGCTGAAAGGCAAAAATATCGCGCTCATCTTCGAAAAAGACTCCACCCGAACCCGCTGCTCTTTCGAAGTTGCCGCTTACGACCAAGGTGCTAACGTCACCTATTTAGGCTCAAACGGCAGCCAAATCGGCCACAAAGAATCCATCAAAGACAGCGCCCGCGTGCTGGGCAGAATGTACGATGCCATCCAGTATCGCGGTTGGGGACAGGACGTAGTTGAAACCTTGGCGCAGTATGCCGGTGTGCCTATTTGGAATGGATTAACCAATGAGTTTCACCCAACCCAAATCTTAGCCGATCTACTGACCATTCAAGAACATATGCCAAATAAGCCGCTGTCGCAGGTGAAGCTGGCATACCTTGGCGATGCGCGTAATAACATGGGCAATTCATTGTTAGAAGGCGCTGCGCTGATGGGGATGGAGCTGCGTTTAGTTGCGCCCAAAGCCTGCTGGCCCGAGGCCGAACTGGTGGCTCAATGTCAGGCGATCGCCGACAAAACCGGCGCTAAGCTGGTCTTAACTGAAGATCTGGCGGAAGGCGTGAAAGACGCTGATTTCCTTTACACCGACGTTTGGGTTTCCATGGGCGAACCAAAAGAAGTGTGGAAAGAGCGTATTGCCCAGCTACTGCCTTATCAAATCAACATGAACGTCATCAAACTGACCGGCAACCCACAGGTGAAATTCCTGCACTGTTTACCAGCTTTCCATGACGATCAAACTGCCGTGGGCAAACAGATGGCAGAACAATACGGCTTACATGGCGGAATGGAAGTGACTGACGAAGTGTTTGAATCCGAGCACAGCATCGTGTTTGACGAAGCGGAAAACCGTCTGCACACCATTAAAGCCGTGATGGTAGCGACGTTAGGTAAACTGTAA
- a CDS encoding carbamate kinase, translating to MKPTVVIALGGNAILQRGEILSAQNQYKNIAQVAEVVAGLVKNYRVVIVHGNGPQVGLLALQGALDQQTPAYPLDILVAETQGMLGYMIAQSLGQKENIPQVVSLLTRIEVEADDPAFQQPSKFIGPVYLPDQRHEPKLRYGWTMKADGQYFRRVVASPKPRKVVELASIKCLLDSDHIVVCAGGGGMPVVASQQGYCGVEAVIDKDLSAALLAQELQAEYLMILTDADAVYQDWGTPQARALRHVTPEVLRPFAAPDGAMGPKAEAVIEFVEQTGGTAFIGALADAEAILRREKGTCVTPETAAVL from the coding sequence ATGAAACCAACCGTCGTTATTGCGCTGGGAGGAAACGCTATTTTACAGCGTGGTGAAATTCTTTCGGCTCAAAATCAGTACAAAAATATTGCTCAGGTGGCAGAGGTGGTTGCGGGGCTGGTCAAAAATTATCGCGTCGTGATTGTGCATGGCAACGGCCCGCAGGTGGGACTGCTGGCGCTGCAAGGTGCGCTAGATCAGCAAACGCCTGCGTATCCGCTGGATATTTTAGTGGCCGAAACGCAGGGAATGTTGGGCTATATGATTGCTCAGTCGTTAGGGCAGAAAGAGAATATTCCTCAAGTGGTTAGCCTGCTGACGCGTATTGAAGTTGAGGCAGACGATCCTGCGTTCCAGCAGCCGAGTAAATTTATTGGTCCTGTGTATCTTCCCGATCAGCGACATGAACCTAAGCTACGTTATGGTTGGACGATGAAAGCGGATGGCCAATATTTTCGTCGCGTGGTGGCTTCGCCTAAGCCAAGAAAAGTGGTTGAGTTGGCCTCGATCAAGTGTCTGCTAGATAGCGATCATATTGTGGTTTGTGCGGGCGGAGGTGGAATGCCGGTTGTCGCAAGCCAGCAGGGATATTGTGGTGTTGAAGCCGTTATTGATAAGGATTTATCCGCCGCGTTGTTAGCCCAAGAGTTACAAGCGGAATACTTGATGATTTTGACCGATGCGGATGCGGTTTATCAGGATTGGGGAACGCCACAGGCGCGGGCATTGCGTCATGTTACCCCTGAGGTGTTACGTCCGTTTGCGGCTCCTGATGGCGCGATGGGGCCGAAGGCGGAAGCGGTGATTGAGTTTGTTGAACAAACGGGCGGAACGGCATTTATTGGTGCCTTAGCCGACGCCGAAGCGATTTTACGCCGAGAGAAAGGTACCTGTGTTACGCCAGAAACGGCGGCCGTTCTATAA